The segment CGAGGAGTCGATCACCACCGTCTTCATGCAGTCCGGCCTGAGCCGGATGCCCGCCCGGGTGCTGGCCGCACTGCTGGTCACCGACTCCGGCAGCCTGACCGCCGGTGAACTCGCCCAGCGCCTCCAGGTCAGCCCGGCGTCGGTGTCCAAGGCGGTGGCCTTCCTGGACGAGCAGTCGATGGTCCGCCGGGAGCGCGACGAGCGCCGCCGCGAGCGCTACGTGGTGGACGACGAGATCTGGTACCAGTCCGCGGTGGCCAGCGCCCACTCCAACTCCGCGGTGGCCGCCGCCGCCCGCCAGGGTGTGCCGCTCCTCGGCTCGTCCAGCCCCGCCGGGACGCGGCTGGAGAACGTCGCCCGGTTCCTCGACCACCTCTCCGAGATGCTGCTGCGCGCCGCCGAGCA is part of the Kitasatospora cineracea genome and harbors:
- a CDS encoding helix-turn-helix domain-containing protein — protein: MPGGRLTQQERQQIALGLADDLAYAEIARRLDRPTSTVTREVMRNGGPTGYRADLAHRATEHRAHRRTAPSRDPRPADRPGDGRDPGAIGAFEESITTVFMQSGLSRMPARVLAALLVTDSGSLTAGELAQRLQVSPASVSKAVAFLDEQSMVRRERDERRRERYVVDDEIWYQSAVASAHSNSAVAAAARQGVPLLGSSSPAGTRLENVARFLDHLSEMLLRAAEQARDVLLAKPAPEPDGPGAPDGPAEGAGSAADGRG